A single genomic interval of Flavihumibacter rivuli harbors:
- a CDS encoding anthranilate synthase component I family protein: MEQQQKKIRIETEVRKMLADVYTPVGIYLRLRDKFRDTILLESTDSHAAENSYSFICINAIGGMEISSLTSIEFKFPGQPAEKEAIGNPQEVPAKLWGFMQRFDAVANTEKAAAFAQGLYGYTTFDAVQFFDTIRFKSSSGDNNPVIPLMRYRLYQYVIAINHFKDELYLCENKIAGIESDIKVVESLIRSKDVPVYPFQLNGEESSNMADADYIDMVKKGIASCHRGDVFQIVLSRRFQQGFRGDEFNVYRALRSINPSPYLFFFDYGNYKLMGSSPESQLIIQNGKAVVHPIAGTYRRTGDDELDQQETQRLLKDAKENAEHVMLVDLARNDLSRLCEEVQVAHYRQVHYYSHVIHLVSEVVGKVKPGTNPFELMAKTFPAGTLSGAPKIRAMQLIDEYEPTDRSYYGGALGYMGFNGNCNHAIMIRSFLSRNNTLTYQAGAGVVAASDPKSELQEVNNKLGALKRALELAQEIN; the protein is encoded by the coding sequence ATGGAGCAACAACAAAAGAAGATCAGGATCGAAACCGAGGTCAGGAAGATGCTGGCCGATGTTTATACGCCGGTAGGCATCTACCTCCGCTTGCGCGATAAGTTCAGGGATACCATCCTGCTGGAAAGTACGGATTCGCATGCTGCAGAGAATAGTTATTCCTTTATCTGCATCAACGCTATCGGGGGTATGGAGATCAGTTCCCTAACGAGCATAGAGTTCAAGTTTCCCGGCCAGCCAGCCGAAAAAGAGGCCATTGGTAATCCACAGGAAGTGCCGGCCAAACTATGGGGTTTCATGCAGCGTTTCGATGCTGTTGCCAATACTGAAAAAGCAGCTGCATTTGCCCAGGGGCTATATGGTTACACCACTTTCGATGCCGTACAGTTCTTCGACACTATCCGCTTCAAATCTTCTTCCGGGGATAACAACCCGGTGATCCCGCTGATGCGGTATCGGTTATACCAATACGTTATAGCCATCAATCATTTTAAGGATGAGCTCTACCTCTGCGAGAACAAGATCGCTGGTATCGAATCCGATATTAAGGTGGTGGAATCACTGATCCGTAGCAAGGATGTACCTGTCTATCCTTTCCAATTGAATGGTGAGGAGTCTTCCAATATGGCCGATGCCGATTATATCGACATGGTGAAGAAAGGCATTGCCAGCTGTCATAGGGGAGATGTGTTCCAGATCGTGCTGAGCCGCAGGTTCCAGCAGGGTTTCAGGGGGGATGAGTTCAATGTGTACCGTGCACTCAGGAGCATCAATCCTTCTCCTTATCTCTTCTTCTTTGATTACGGTAATTATAAACTGATGGGTTCTTCACCCGAATCGCAACTGATCATCCAGAATGGCAAGGCCGTGGTACACCCGATCGCAGGCACCTACCGCCGTACGGGTGATGATGAGCTTGACCAGCAGGAGACCCAGCGCTTACTGAAGGATGCCAAGGAGAACGCCGAGCATGTGATGTTGGTGGACCTGGCGAGGAATGACCTCAGCAGGTTATGTGAGGAAGTGCAGGTAGCCCATTACCGCCAGGTGCATTATTACTCCCATGTGATCCACCTCGTGAGTGAAGTGGTAGGCAAAGTGAAACCCGGTACCAACCCCTTCGAGTTGATGGCCAAAACCTTCCCGGCTGGTACCCTGAGTGGCGCACCCAAGATCAGGGCCATGCAACTGATCGATGAATATGAACCAACAGACCGGAGTTATTATGGCGGGGCGCTCGGTTACATGGGCTTCAATGGGAACTGTAACCATGCCATCATGATCCGCTCCTTCCTGAGCAGGAACAATACCCTTACCTACCAGGCAGGCGCGGGAGTGGTAGCCGCCAGTGATCCCAAAAGTGAACTGCAGGAAGTGAACAATAAACTGGGGGCGCTGAAGCGTGCTTTGGAATTAGCCCAGGAGATCAATTAA
- a CDS encoding PQQ-dependent sugar dehydrogenase → MNIRISVLGLLASVLALQSFAADTTRVVKDADAAGLKLPAGFNAAVIADDLGRARHIAVAPNGVVFVKLERLKDGKGIYRLEDSNKDGVFEKINGFANYIGTGIAIRDGYLYASSDDDVFRYKLNDRFEVADTAKAELLVKGLVNKRQHSSKSIALDDKGNLYVNIGAPSNACQATDRTKGSPGMDPCPILETAGGIWQFRADKLNQTYADGKRYATGLRNVVGLDWNTTVNELYVMQHGRDQLSTLYPEMFNDQQSANLPAEEMFMVKEGADCGWPYCYYDGNQNKKVLAPEYGGDGKKEDRCAGMEKPLVAFPAHMAPNALLFYTGNMFPEKYRNGAFIAFHGSWNRAPLKQEGYYVVFVPFKDGKPNGQWEVFADGFAGVAEVKSPRDAKHRPCGLAQGPDGALYVSDDVKGTIYRIAYKP, encoded by the coding sequence ATGAATATTCGTATTTCAGTTTTGGGATTGCTGGCATCCGTGCTTGCCCTGCAGTCTTTTGCTGCTGATACCACCAGGGTGGTTAAGGATGCTGATGCCGCCGGGCTTAAGCTGCCGGCCGGCTTTAACGCGGCTGTCATTGCCGACGACCTGGGTCGTGCCAGGCATATTGCCGTTGCCCCCAATGGGGTCGTATTTGTGAAGCTGGAAAGGCTGAAGGATGGTAAGGGTATCTACCGCCTGGAAGACAGCAATAAAGATGGTGTGTTTGAAAAGATCAATGGTTTTGCCAATTATATCGGAACCGGAATTGCGATCAGGGACGGCTATCTCTATGCCTCATCAGATGATGATGTGTTCCGTTATAAACTGAATGACCGTTTCGAGGTGGCGGATACGGCAAAAGCTGAGTTGCTGGTGAAAGGGCTGGTGAACAAAAGGCAGCATTCTTCAAAATCCATCGCCCTGGATGATAAGGGCAATCTCTATGTAAATATTGGTGCGCCCTCCAATGCCTGCCAGGCTACAGACCGTACCAAAGGTTCTCCGGGTATGGACCCTTGTCCCATCCTCGAAACAGCCGGTGGGATCTGGCAATTCCGTGCCGATAAGCTTAACCAGACCTATGCGGATGGAAAGCGTTATGCTACCGGCCTGAGGAATGTGGTGGGCCTTGACTGGAATACGACCGTGAACGAGTTGTATGTGATGCAACATGGACGCGACCAGCTTTCAACTTTGTATCCTGAAATGTTCAATGACCAGCAGAGTGCCAACCTGCCTGCTGAGGAAATGTTCATGGTAAAGGAAGGTGCTGATTGTGGCTGGCCTTATTGCTATTATGATGGTAACCAGAATAAGAAAGTATTGGCTCCTGAATATGGCGGTGATGGCAAGAAGGAAGACCGGTGTGCCGGCATGGAGAAGCCACTGGTGGCTTTCCCTGCTCATATGGCACCCAATGCCTTGTTGTTCTATACCGGCAATATGTTCCCTGAGAAGTATCGCAATGGAGCCTTTATTGCTTTCCATGGTTCCTGGAACAGGGCCCCGCTGAAGCAGGAAGGCTATTATGTGGTGTTTGTACCCTTTAAGGATGGCAAGCCGAATGGTCAGTGGGAAGTTTTTGCTGATGGCTTTGCCGGTGTGGCAGAAGTAAAATCCCCCCGTGACGCCAAGCACCGTCCCTGTGGATTGGCACAAGGTCCTGATGGTGCCTTGTATGTTTCCGACGATGTGAAAGGAACCATTTACCGAATCGCTTACAAACCCTGA
- a CDS encoding NAD(P)-dependent oxidoreductase, which translates to MILTVFGATGQVGLHLVQQGLIKGHQVRAFGRNVHTIPFEDDNLTRIKGTVFDEGEVLAAIEGADAVLSVLGGSFDGLDKTRSLGIKTIVGQMRKAGIMRIIALGGLGILDAPDGGLLIDEKNYPEEYLPVGKEHQKAWETLRDSGLDWTFICSPNIINADPTGDYITSVNVPPQPNNFRINSGDLALCILEAVEKHEFSQQRVGISAL; encoded by the coding sequence ATGATCTTGACAGTATTTGGAGCTACCGGGCAGGTAGGTTTACACCTGGTGCAACAGGGATTGATCAAAGGGCACCAGGTAAGGGCTTTTGGCAGGAACGTCCATACGATCCCTTTTGAAGATGACAACTTAACCCGCATCAAAGGCACTGTATTTGACGAAGGGGAGGTATTGGCAGCCATTGAAGGCGCCGATGCTGTCCTGAGCGTTTTGGGCGGCAGTTTTGACGGACTGGACAAAACCAGGTCCCTGGGCATAAAGACCATCGTTGGCCAGATGAGGAAGGCCGGCATCATGCGGATCATAGCCCTTGGCGGCCTAGGCATCCTTGATGCGCCGGATGGCGGACTCCTGATCGACGAAAAGAATTACCCCGAAGAATACCTTCCTGTTGGGAAGGAGCACCAGAAAGCCTGGGAAACACTCAGGGATTCGGGGCTTGACTGGACCTTTATCTGTTCCCCCAATATCATAAATGCAGATCCAACCGGCGATTATATTACCAGTGTTAACGTACCTCCCCAACCCAATAATTTCCGGATCAACTCCGGGGACCTTGCCCTTTGCATACTGGAGGCGGTAGAAAAGCATGAATTTTCCCAACAACGAGTAGGAATATCTGCCCTCTGA
- a CDS encoding DUF2147 domain-containing protein — MYRKLPYYSLIGLIILVATSAFTLLKSTNNSPDAIVGIWKTESGKGHVQIYKQGEKYFGKIVWLKEPNDEQGKPKLDSKNENTKLRTRPILGIVNLRDFRFAKPGLWEDGRIYNPEDGEDYKCKITLKDPNKIEVRGFIGISLIGKTQVWTREK, encoded by the coding sequence ATGTACCGGAAACTACCTTATTACTCTTTGATAGGATTGATCATCCTGGTGGCCACTTCTGCTTTCACTTTACTGAAAAGCACCAATAACTCACCCGATGCGATTGTGGGAATTTGGAAGACGGAAAGCGGCAAGGGCCATGTGCAGATCTATAAGCAAGGCGAAAAATATTTTGGCAAGATCGTTTGGCTCAAAGAGCCCAATGATGAGCAAGGCAAGCCCAAACTGGACAGCAAGAACGAAAATACCAAATTGCGCACCCGCCCCATCCTGGGCATTGTTAACCTGCGCGACTTCAGGTTTGCCAAACCGGGCCTTTGGGAAGATGGCCGTATCTATAACCCTGAGGATGGCGAAGACTATAAATGCAAGATAACCCTCAAGGACCCGAACAAGATCGAGGTAAGGGGATTCATCGGGATCTCCCTTATCGGCAAAACACAGGTTTGGACCAGGGAGAAATAA
- a CDS encoding c-type cytochrome, with product MSKLFLTLGALMLVIVAGSSFMPQQQPSLKASITRGKEVYTTYCLACHQADGTGVPNLNPPLAKTSWVNGDKKRLINVLLKGLDEEIEINGEVYSNPMPSHAHLKDQEVADVLTYVRNSFGNKASLITPAEVAAVRKTIK from the coding sequence ATGAGTAAACTATTTTTGACGCTTGGTGCGTTAATGCTGGTCATTGTTGCGGGCAGTTCTTTTATGCCCCAGCAACAGCCTTCCCTTAAAGCATCCATAACCCGTGGTAAGGAAGTGTATACGACCTATTGCCTGGCCTGCCACCAGGCCGATGGTACAGGGGTGCCTAACCTGAATCCCCCACTGGCCAAAACCAGCTGGGTGAATGGTGATAAGAAGCGACTGATCAATGTGCTGTTGAAAGGCTTGGATGAGGAGATCGAGATCAACGGGGAGGTTTATAGTAATCCCATGCCTTCACATGCGCACCTGAAGGACCAGGAAGTAGCCGATGTGCTCACCTATGTGCGTAACAGCTTTGGCAACAAGGCCAGTCTCATTACCCCGGCGGAAGTGGCTGCCGTTAGAAAAACGATCAAGTAA
- the hisD gene encoding histidinol dehydrogenase encodes MKVYTNPEKTAWNGILKRPAMDSASLEARVKEVLDAVRTEGDAAVARYTEMFDGVQLAASRVSPAEMAAAEARLDESLKAAIRQAAANIRAFHEKQLQPVEMVETMPGIRCWRKSVGIEKVGLYIPGGTAPLFSTLLMLGIPAKLAGCKEIILCSPPDKTGSLHPAILFAASVVGVTQVFKVGGVQAIGALAYGTGTIPKVYKIFGPGNQYVTCAKQLVQKDGLAIDMPAGPSEVAVLADAFANPAFIAADLLSQAEHGVDSQVLLVTTDAGMVGKVQLALEEQLEKLPRKGIAEKALQNSTIIVVEETETAMEILNAYAPEHLILQTEDADSLAGKVVNAGSVFIGAYSPESVGDYASGTNHTLPTNGYATAYSGVSVDSFVKKITFQQLSAEGLRNISETVVNMATAEGLDAHANAVRVRTRLR; translated from the coding sequence ATGAAAGTTTATACCAATCCTGAAAAGACTGCATGGAATGGGATCCTGAAACGCCCGGCCATGGACAGTGCCAGCCTGGAAGCCAGGGTCAAAGAGGTATTGGATGCCGTTCGCACAGAAGGTGATGCTGCTGTGGCAAGATATACGGAAATGTTTGATGGTGTTCAATTGGCCGCTTCAAGGGTGTCGCCTGCTGAAATGGCAGCTGCCGAAGCCCGGCTTGACGAAAGCCTGAAAGCTGCCATCAGGCAGGCTGCCGCCAATATCAGGGCCTTCCATGAAAAGCAGTTGCAACCTGTTGAAATGGTGGAGACCATGCCGGGTATCAGGTGCTGGCGCAAATCTGTCGGCATTGAAAAAGTCGGGCTCTATATCCCGGGTGGTACGGCGCCCCTGTTTTCCACCCTGCTGATGCTGGGTATACCGGCAAAACTGGCCGGCTGCAAGGAGATCATCCTTTGTTCACCGCCTGATAAAACAGGGTCCCTGCATCCTGCCATCCTGTTTGCCGCTTCAGTGGTGGGGGTAACACAGGTATTCAAGGTGGGAGGTGTTCAGGCCATCGGGGCATTGGCCTATGGAACCGGGACCATTCCCAAGGTGTACAAGATCTTTGGTCCGGGTAACCAATATGTGACCTGCGCCAAACAATTGGTGCAAAAAGATGGGTTGGCCATTGACATGCCCGCTGGTCCGAGTGAGGTAGCCGTGCTGGCCGATGCATTTGCCAATCCTGCTTTCATTGCAGCCGACCTGCTGAGCCAGGCCGAACATGGGGTGGATAGCCAGGTGTTGCTGGTGACCACAGATGCCGGGATGGTAGGCAAAGTGCAACTTGCCCTGGAAGAACAGCTGGAAAAGCTTCCCCGAAAAGGTATTGCTGAAAAGGCTTTGCAGAACAGCACCATCATTGTGGTAGAGGAAACAGAAACGGCCATGGAGATACTGAATGCCTATGCCCCCGAGCACCTGATCCTGCAAACCGAAGACGCGGATAGCCTTGCCGGCAAGGTGGTCAATGCCGGTTCGGTCTTCATTGGGGCCTATTCACCGGAAAGCGTTGGCGATTATGCCAGCGGTACCAACCACACTCTGCCCACTAACGGTTATGCTACAGCGTATAGCGGTGTTAGCGTAGACAGTTTTGTCAAGAAGATAACCTTCCAGCAGCTGTCTGCTGAAGGCTTAAGGAATATCAGCGAGACCGTAGTGAATATGGCTACAGCCGAAGGGTTGGATGCCCATGCCAATGCGGTGAGGGTGAGGACCCGCCTGCGCTAA
- the hisC gene encoding histidinol-phosphate transaminase — protein MFNLDELLRENIKRLVPYSSARDEFKGEARVFLDANENSLGSPLTKWYNRYPDPLQWKVKEKLSVVKGVAPQHIFLGNGSDECIDVLIRAFCEPGIDNIIIVPPTYGMYEVSANINNVAVKKVPLTPAYQLDLPAIEEAVDDNTKMIFLCSPNNPTGNSLDRDDVEVILNNYFGLVVMDEAYINFSRQRSFVQELEDYPNLVVLQTLSKAWGLAALRVGMAFASEAIINIMNKIKPPYNINQASQELVLKALDEVEQVNEMIRVLVTERTRLEQELPGLTVVKHVYPSDANFLLVKVTDAHGIYQYLLDKGIVVRDRSNVILCEGCLRVTVGTEKENDELLNALKTYAV, from the coding sequence ATGTTCAACCTCGACGAATTACTAAGGGAAAACATCAAGCGCCTGGTTCCCTATTCTTCTGCCAGGGACGAGTTCAAGGGCGAGGCAAGGGTATTCCTGGACGCCAACGAGAATAGCCTGGGTTCGCCCTTGACCAAATGGTACAACCGTTACCCCGATCCCCTGCAATGGAAGGTGAAGGAAAAGCTTTCTGTGGTAAAGGGCGTAGCTCCCCAGCACATTTTCCTGGGCAATGGGAGCGATGAATGCATTGATGTGCTCATCCGGGCTTTCTGCGAGCCCGGCATCGACAATATCATCATCGTGCCGCCTACCTATGGCATGTACGAGGTGAGTGCCAATATCAATAACGTGGCAGTGAAGAAGGTGCCCCTGACACCTGCCTACCAGCTCGACCTCCCGGCCATCGAAGAGGCGGTGGACGATAATACCAAGATGATCTTCCTCTGTTCCCCCAATAACCCCACCGGCAATTCACTGGACCGTGATGATGTAGAGGTGATCCTCAATAATTATTTTGGCCTGGTGGTGATGGATGAGGCCTATATCAACTTCTCCCGCCAGCGATCCTTTGTGCAGGAGCTGGAAGATTATCCCAACCTGGTGGTACTGCAGACCCTGTCAAAAGCATGGGGACTCGCCGCGTTGCGGGTGGGAATGGCCTTTGCCTCTGAGGCGATCATCAATATCATGAATAAGATCAAGCCGCCCTATAATATCAACCAGGCTTCCCAGGAACTGGTGCTGAAAGCCCTGGATGAAGTGGAGCAGGTAAATGAAATGATTCGGGTATTGGTAACCGAAAGAACAAGGCTGGAACAGGAACTACCCGGTCTGACGGTGGTAAAGCATGTCTATCCTTCTGATGCCAATTTCCTGCTGGTAAAGGTTACCGATGCCCATGGCATTTACCAATACCTCCTCGATAAAGGCATAGTGGTGAGGGACCGCAGCAATGTGATCCTCTGTGAGGGCTGCCTGCGGGTAACGGTGGGAACGGAAAAAGAGAATGATGAATTGCTGAACGCTTTGAAGACCTACGCTGTTTAA
- a CDS encoding anthranilate synthase component II has protein sequence MKILVFDNYDSFTYNLVHLVEKILHNKVDVYRNDQIALEKVKDYDKIILSPGPGIPEEAGLLLPLIKAYAPTKSILGVCLGHQAIGQAFGGQLTNLKDVYHGIATPIELVTERTYAANDVFKGIASPVEVGRYHSWVVDAKGFPGELEATAFDANGYIMALRHKTYDVQGVQFHPESVLTPLGEQMMRNWLGQ, from the coding sequence ATGAAGATCCTTGTTTTTGATAATTACGATTCCTTTACTTACAACCTGGTGCACCTGGTGGAAAAGATCCTGCACAACAAGGTGGATGTTTACCGCAACGACCAGATCGCACTGGAAAAGGTGAAGGATTATGATAAGATCATCCTGTCGCCGGGCCCCGGCATACCCGAAGAAGCCGGCCTCCTGTTGCCGCTGATCAAAGCCTATGCGCCCACTAAATCTATACTGGGTGTATGCCTGGGCCACCAAGCCATTGGCCAGGCTTTTGGCGGGCAGCTGACCAACCTGAAAGATGTTTACCATGGCATTGCCACACCCATTGAACTGGTAACGGAAAGGACCTATGCGGCGAATGATGTATTCAAGGGGATAGCATCGCCTGTTGAAGTGGGCAGGTACCATTCCTGGGTAGTGGATGCGAAAGGATTCCCAGGGGAACTGGAAGCGACAGCTTTTGATGCGAATGGTTATATCATGGCCCTTCGCCACAAGACCTACGATGTGCAAGGGGTACAGTTCCATCCTGAGAGTGTGTTGACCCCCCTGGGTGAGCAAATGATGCGCAACTGGCTGGGGCAATAG
- the hisG gene encoding ATP phosphoribosyltransferase, translated as MQQKLKIAIQKSGRLYEDSVKLLKDCGIDVKNGINKLKTEAENFPLEIYFLRDDDIPQYVEDAVADIGIVGENVLYEKNKKVDVVEKLGFGKCRLSIAVSRGEQYSGPAYLQGKRIATTYPVLVQRFLDEQGIRAEIHEISGSVEIAPGIGLAEAIVDLVSSGSTLFMNGLKEVETILRSEAVLVRNKSLDEEQLKLLDRFLFRIRAVKKAKNNKYVLMNAPTDKLQDIIALLPGMKSPTVLPLAEPGWSSVHSVISENQFWDIIEQLKAAGAQGILVVPIEKMIL; from the coding sequence ATGCAACAGAAGCTTAAGATCGCCATCCAGAAGAGTGGTCGCTTGTACGAGGACTCCGTAAAACTCCTGAAGGATTGTGGTATTGATGTCAAGAACGGGATCAATAAACTCAAGACCGAGGCTGAGAATTTCCCGCTGGAGATCTATTTCCTGCGCGATGATGATATTCCCCAGTATGTGGAAGATGCAGTAGCCGATATTGGCATCGTAGGAGAGAATGTACTCTATGAAAAGAACAAGAAAGTGGATGTGGTGGAAAAACTGGGCTTTGGAAAATGTCGACTGAGCATTGCCGTTAGCAGGGGCGAACAGTACAGCGGGCCTGCCTACCTCCAGGGCAAGCGGATCGCCACCACTTATCCCGTATTGGTGCAACGCTTCCTGGATGAGCAAGGCATCCGGGCGGAGATCCATGAGATCAGCGGTTCCGTTGAGATCGCGCCGGGTATTGGTTTGGCAGAAGCGATCGTTGACCTCGTGAGCAGTGGTTCCACCCTGTTCATGAATGGCCTGAAGGAGGTGGAGACCATCCTTAGGAGCGAAGCGGTACTGGTGAGGAACAAATCCCTGGATGAGGAGCAACTGAAATTGCTGGACCGTTTCCTTTTCCGTATCCGCGCGGTGAAAAAGGCCAAGAACAACAAGTATGTGCTGATGAATGCGCCTACTGATAAATTGCAGGATATCATCGCCCTGCTGCCCGGGATGAAGAGCCCTACCGTTCTGCCCCTGGCAGAACCAGGATGGAGCAGTGTACACAGCGTGATCAGTGAGAACCAGTTCTGGGACATCATTGAACAGCTGAAAGCAGCCGGTGCACAGGGTATCCTGGTGGTGCCCATTGAGAAGATGATCCTCTGA
- the hisB gene encoding bifunctional histidinol-phosphatase/imidazoleglycerol-phosphate dehydratase HisB, producing MAKRILFIDRDGTLINEAPPTYQLDSFDKLTFFPHMFEYMRRIATEMDYELVMVTNQDGLGTDSFPEHTFWPLHNLVMKSLEGEGINFSAVHIDRSFPHEHLPTRKPGIGMLKDYLNNPEYDIPNSYVIGDRVTDVQLARNMGCKAIWLNLEPDLGGSEIANTVDDLRQSTVALETTEWSEIYAFLKLGSRSVVHERNTNETKIRVELNLDGSGKAKVSTGLGFFDHMLDQIARHGKLDLVVETKGDLHIDEHHTIEDTGIALGEAFAKALVDKRGMERYGFALPMDEAEAKVLIDFGGRPWIVWNAEFKREKIGEMPTEMFFHFFKSFSDAAKCNLNVECRGDNEHHKIEAIFKAFAKAIKMAVKRDPFSNYLPSTKGTL from the coding sequence ATGGCAAAAAGGATATTGTTTATAGACAGGGACGGGACCCTCATCAATGAGGCACCGCCAACCTACCAGCTCGATTCATTTGATAAATTGACCTTCTTCCCGCACATGTTTGAATACATGCGCAGGATAGCTACGGAAATGGACTATGAGCTGGTCATGGTGACCAACCAGGATGGCCTGGGTACCGATAGCTTTCCCGAGCATACTTTCTGGCCGCTCCATAACCTGGTGATGAAATCGCTGGAAGGGGAGGGGATCAACTTTAGTGCCGTGCATATTGACAGGAGCTTTCCGCACGAACACCTGCCCACCCGGAAACCGGGTATCGGTATGCTGAAGGATTACCTGAACAATCCTGAATACGATATTCCCAATTCCTATGTAATTGGTGACAGGGTCACCGATGTGCAGTTGGCCCGTAATATGGGTTGCAAGGCCATCTGGTTAAACCTGGAGCCCGATCTGGGTGGTTCGGAGATCGCGAATACCGTTGATGACCTGCGCCAGTCGACCGTCGCCCTTGAAACCACTGAGTGGAGTGAGATCTACGCTTTCCTGAAACTGGGCTCTCGTTCGGTTGTGCATGAGCGCAATACCAATGAGACGAAGATCAGGGTGGAGCTGAACCTGGATGGAAGCGGGAAAGCGAAGGTCAGTACAGGCCTTGGATTCTTCGACCACATGCTGGACCAGATTGCCCGGCATGGAAAGCTTGACCTTGTTGTGGAGACCAAAGGTGACCTGCATATTGATGAACACCATACGATCGAGGATACCGGGATAGCATTAGGGGAGGCCTTTGCAAAGGCCTTGGTGGATAAGCGTGGAATGGAACGCTACGGTTTCGCCTTGCCGATGGATGAAGCAGAGGCCAAGGTGCTCATCGATTTTGGCGGCAGGCCATGGATCGTCTGGAACGCTGAATTCAAGCGGGAAAAGATCGGTGAGATGCCCACTGAAATGTTCTTCCATTTCTTCAAGTCGTTCAGCGATGCAGCCAAATGCAACCTGAATGTTGAATGCAGGGGGGATAACGAACACCACAAGATAGAAGCGATCTTCAAAGCTTTCGCCAAGGCCATTAAGATGGCGGTAAAACGCGATCCCTTCTCCAATTATTTACCCAGTACCAAGGGTACATTGTAA
- the trpD gene encoding anthranilate phosphoribosyltransferase, translating into MKKILQYLFEHKSLTRDQAKEALMSIGKGMYNEHEITAFMTVYLMRSVTIEELQGFRDALLELCVKVELNDFPLLDVVGTGGDGKNTFNISTLSCFIAAGAGQKVAKHGNYGASTISGASNVMEQMGYKFKNDNDSLKRELEEANICFLHAPMFHPALKVVGPIRKNLGIRTFFNMLGPMVNPANPAYQLVGVYNLEMARIYNYLLQQVGGNFTIIHSLDGYDEISLTNDTKVISNKGEELFTPQQLGKRMVQPSDIYGGNTIEESAKIFLRILKGEGSWAQNAVVLANAAVALNSTGNYASYDEAYAASVDSLESGKALQALNKLIALQ; encoded by the coding sequence ATGAAAAAGATCTTACAATATTTATTCGAACATAAATCACTGACCAGGGACCAGGCAAAAGAGGCCCTGATGAGTATCGGCAAGGGCATGTACAACGAACATGAGATCACGGCCTTTATGACGGTGTACCTCATGCGCAGTGTGACCATCGAGGAATTGCAGGGTTTCCGGGATGCCTTGCTGGAGCTCTGTGTGAAAGTGGAACTGAATGATTTTCCCCTGCTGGATGTGGTGGGAACCGGTGGTGATGGAAAGAACACCTTCAATATTTCGACACTATCCTGTTTCATCGCTGCAGGGGCAGGCCAGAAAGTTGCCAAGCATGGTAACTACGGGGCTTCTACCATTAGCGGGGCTTCGAATGTGATGGAGCAGATGGGCTATAAGTTCAAGAATGATAACGACAGCCTGAAAAGGGAATTGGAGGAGGCGAACATCTGCTTCCTGCATGCCCCCATGTTCCACCCTGCCCTGAAAGTGGTTGGCCCGATCCGCAAGAACCTTGGCATCAGGACCTTCTTCAATATGCTGGGCCCCATGGTCAACCCGGCGAACCCCGCCTATCAATTGGTGGGGGTCTATAACCTGGAAATGGCTAGGATCTACAATTACTTGCTCCAGCAGGTAGGGGGTAATTTCACCATCATCCATAGCCTGGACGGGTATGATGAGATCTCCCTCACCAATGATACCAAGGTGATCAGCAATAAAGGCGAGGAACTGTTTACGCCCCAGCAACTGGGCAAGCGGATGGTCCAGCCTTCCGATATCTATGGCGGCAATACAATAGAAGAGTCCGCGAAGATTTTTTTGCGAATTTTGAAGGGGGAGGGCAGCTGGGCACAGAATGCGGTAGTGCTGGCCAATGCAGCCGTCGCATTGAATAGCACCGGAAATTATGCATCCTATGACGAAGCCTACGCTGCATCTGTTGATAGCCTGGAAAGTGGGAAGGCACTCCAGGCCTTGAACAAACTGATCGCATTGCAATAA
- a CDS encoding GNAT family N-acetyltransferase produces the protein MLVQHRQHDNRGMFFVGMDGAILAEMVYTLPSDTRMIIEHTEVSEELRGRDVGFHLVEAAVEYARVHGMTIIPLCPFAYSVFQKRADFHDVMAENYK, from the coding sequence ATGCTTGTTCAACACCGACAACATGATAACCGGGGGATGTTCTTTGTAGGAATGGATGGCGCCATCCTGGCTGAAATGGTTTACACCTTACCTTCCGATACCAGGATGATCATTGAACATACCGAAGTTTCTGAAGAGCTCAGGGGAAGGGATGTAGGGTTCCATCTTGTGGAAGCAGCGGTAGAATACGCGCGTGTCCATGGCATGACCATCATTCCCCTCTGTCCGTTTGCCTATAGTGTTTTCCAGAAACGGGCCGACTTCCATGATGTAATGGCGGAGAACTATAAATAA